In one Pungitius pungitius chromosome 13, fPunPun2.1, whole genome shotgun sequence genomic region, the following are encoded:
- the LOC119214277 gene encoding homeobox protein vent1B-like, with protein sequence MVKYFSVDWLAQSHCHGAPTDEHGAVTESALTCRPHVPCMVQPRPPTFGKGYLQPKPKASKPAEPAERVESKGQDASLCSPFHPTSCASPSPVSEISGYSSGYESEAASSECLSVDEGSDAEKDAPLRRVRTKFSTEQISKLEKIFNKHKYLDAGERVKTAQKLKLTETQVRTWFQNRRMKLKREFQDYLAPQMPPLLFQQLPPVHHYHNAAGQGPHYPAAGPAFYPAPVPQLLLQRQIHPHHQPHPHLIIRNPNYY encoded by the exons ATGGTGAAATACTTCTCCGTGGACTGGCTGGCCCAGAGCCATTGCCACGGCGCACCGACCGACGAGCACGGAGCTGTCACGGAGAGCGCGCTCACCTGCAGGCCCCACGTGCCCTGCATGGTGCAGCCGCGGCCGCCAACGTTTGGCAAGGGCTACCTGCAGCCGAAACCCAAGGCGTCAAAGCCCGCGGAGCCCGCGGAGCGAGTGGAGAGCAAAGGACAGGACGCGAGTCTGTGCTCCCCTTTCCATCCAACGAGCTGCGCCTCTCCGAGTCCAGTTTCAGAAATCAGCGGCTATTCATCCGGGTACGAGAGCGAGGCGGCTTCCTCCGAGTGCCTTTCCGTGGACGAGGGAAGCGACGCGGAGAAAGACGCGCCGCTGCGCCGAGTGCGCACAAAGTTTAGTACCGAGCAGATCAGCAAACTGGAAAAGATCTTCAACAAGCACAAATACCTGGATGCCGGGGAGAGAGTGAAGACCGCCCAGAAGCTGAAACTCACAGAAACTCAG GTGAGGACCTGGTTCCAGAACAGGAGGATGAAGCTCAAACGGGAATTTCAGGACTATCTCGCTCCCCAAATGCCACCTCTGTTGTTCCAGCAGCTACCTCCGGTTCATCACTACCACAACGCAGCCGGACAGGGGCCCCATTACCCCGCGGCCGGCCCGGCCTTCTACCCGGCCCCCGTCccgcagctgctcctccagcggcaGATTCACCCTCACCACCAACCCCACCCTCATCTAATCATCCGGAACCCAAATTACTACTGA